One Amaranthus tricolor cultivar Red isolate AtriRed21 chromosome 10, ASM2621246v1, whole genome shotgun sequence genomic window carries:
- the LOC130824824 gene encoding uncharacterized protein LOC130824824: MSSSSGSSRAIENSQPTRCYCGMKIAMMRSWTPKNLGRRFMACKLYDIESGRRGCSFFRWIDADQVEWQRVTIIVLVEANKELRNEVNVLRSRLSRSEYEKSCLVAEFELEEAKAAAKVTGDGFDGWHVGRLKLAKNFSKSQYLALLVVLFLGTLFKIME; encoded by the coding sequence ATGTCTTCTTCTAGTGGTTCTTCTCGTGCCATTGAAAACTCACAACCTACTAGATGCTACTGTGGGATGAAAATTGCGATGATGAGGTCTTGGACCCCCAAAAATCTTGGGCGTAGGTTCATGGCTTGTAAATTATATGACATTGAAAGTGGAAGAAGGGGTTGCTCGTTCTTCAGGTGGATTGATGCCGATCAAGTGGAGTGGCAAAGGGtaactattattgtgttggtgGAGGCCAATAAGGAACTGAGGAATGAAGTGAATGTGCTGAGGAGTCGGTTGAGTAGGTCGGAGTATGAGAAATCATGTCTTGTTGCTGAGTTCGAATTAGAGGAGGCGAAGGCTGCTGCAAAGGTTACTGGTGACGGATTTGACGGTTGGCATGTTGGGAGGTTGAAGCTGGCCAAAAACTTCAGCAAATCTCAATATTTGGCTCTtttggttgttttatttttaggaaCTCTATTTAAGATTATGGAGTAG
- the LOC130825445 gene encoding uncharacterized protein LOC130825445, with product MNLCDADALRMPCLSSRDVSCLLKPNMRFVCAAPHIESTSGMENELDSLQGGSRGDILPSSAAYSNTSSFLDEHLVGSQERFAGSLGWSAGFSIENTDEQNSQQAQVLKYSNDESYKQMSGKKIGVVGEQNILSPLETSTGRAKKRRKISDDFESIKYLHLEGRRIYQEAEKKLFSLHDSLIRPIMNEQIEKERFSQPVSKSNTGANPRMPYIQNKQLLEPEVVLQQAGESKVQMQVAPGLSDKRGSSQQLHVGRGQSTHNQDAVSSVLEVMNGDYMKLLDLDDEVAEEQFRMVMERPLSPILPEFGILEFSQKVQAQTVSENIEAVYQRGFSVQNKNQLYFVLFSDMEDIGSVTRIFCATRTCVDQCCLFFQTNWAVQDILGVLLLENELTPREKACVLFSLLLLNFSAISSNKSVTFQVQEQMVTLSAQMHAVLNSDTREMLRKICNLHDVLALGEEFVLNRKVLSDVDVSGELLVDCGSSIGIVHQGENTVLWPKIAPTDLVVTGSSILASIYKAVGHLGSLCEFSLKLLHMGRADYSLALSILHNFACLCGEDYFTNSNYSSVMKVVKSVVAFMEASLSKGPIKDLQAGDITWHHFTTCVRCPFKEGSVTLDAVSSELLDELRRHLVPQIPGATAHSLNSKAVSCLLSDVLSSLELIASIMCWDWVCENIVQKLFHMLELSCQNEVFSTALVVLLGYIGRLGVEARGYNDAGVEGIRHHLLGLLCQATTSKCDSAVPMAILYGVTGLCPKGHEIFQKVYDVIHSSKDWHSASSPSDDIVSKFLSSLSSKQATSLASLLSFDSGLAA from the exons ATGAATTTATGTGATGCCGATGCGCTCAGAATGCCTTGCTTGTCATCCAGGGATGTTTCATGTCTTCTTAAACCAAACATGCGATTTGTGTGCGCAGCGCCTCATATAGAATCGACTTCTGGTATGGAGAATGAATTGGATTCTCTGCAAGGGGGTTCTCGTGGAGATATCTTACCAAGCTCTGCCGCTTACTCCAATACGTCATCTTTTTTAGATGAACATTTGGTAGGATCGCAGGAAAGATTTGCTGGCTCTCTTGGTTGGTCAGCAGGGTTCTCCATTGAGAACACAGACGAACAAAACAGCCAACAAGCACAAGTGCTCAAATACTCTAATGACGAGTCCTACAAACAAATGAGTGGCAAGAAAATAGGCGTTGTTGGTGAACAGAATATACTAAGCCCTCTGGAAACTTCTACTGGCCGTGCTAAAAAGAGAAGGAAGATTTCTGATGATTTTGAGTCTATCAAATATCTGCATTTGGAAGGTAGAAGAATCTATCAGGAAGCAGAAAAAAAGCTTTTTTCTTTACACGATAGTTTAATCAGACCTATTATGAATGAGCAGATAGAGAAGGAACGTTTTTCACAGCCTGTCAGTAAATCTAATACCGGTGCCAATCCTAGAATGCCTTACATTCAAAATAAGCAATTACTTGAACCAGAGGTAGTCCTTCAGCAAGCTGGTGAATCTAAGGTGCAGATGCAAGTGGCACCTGGTCTAAGTGACAAAAGGGGAAGCTCCCAGCAATTACATGTTGGAAGAGGCCAAAGCACACACAATCAAGATGCTGTGAGTAGCGTTCTGGAAGTGATGAATGGGGATTACATGAAACTACTTGATTTGGATGATGAAGTTGCTGAAGAACAATTCCGAATGGTGATGGAAAGGCCTCTGTCTCCAATCCTTCCCGAGTTTGGTATTCTGGAGTTTAGTCAAAAGGTTCAAGCGCAGACTGTATCTGAAAATATTGAAGCTGTGTATCAACGTGGTTTTTCAGtacaaaataaaaaccaactgtactttgttttgttttctgatATGGAGGATATTGGCAGTGTAACAAGGATATTTTGTGCTACTAGAACCTGCGTAGATCAATGCTGCCTGTTTTTTCAAACAAATTGGGCAGTTCAAGATATACTAGGGGTCTTACTATTGGAGAACGAACTGACTCccag GGAAAAAGCCTGTGTTTTATTTTCTCTTCTGCTACTTAATTTTTCCGCTATATCATCGAACAAGTCTGTGACCTTCCAAGTCCAAGAGCAAATGGTTACTTTGTCTGCACAGATGCACGCAG TGTTAAACTCTGATACCAGAGAAATGCTTAGAAAAATCTGTAACCTTCATGATGTACTTGCATTGGGTGAAGAATTTGTACTGAACAGAAAAGTTTTATCCGATGTTGACGTGAGCGGCGAACTGCTTGTTGATTGTGGCTCAAGTATTGGGATTGTACATCAAGGGGAGAATACTGTTTTGTGGCCTAAGATAGCTCCAACTGATCTGGTTGTTACTGGGAGCAGCATATTGGCTTCTATCTATAAAGCAGTTGGTCATCTTGGCTCTTTATGTGAATTTTCACTCAAGTTGCTGCACATGGGCAGAGCTGATTATTCTTTGGCGTTGTCAATTCTTCATAATTTTGCTTGCTTATGTGGTGAAGATTATTTTACCAACAGCAATTATTCTTCGGTTATGAAAGTTGTTAAATCTGTGGTGGCGTTCATGGAGGCTTCTTTGTCCAAGGGTCCCATTAAAGATCTCCAAGCAGGGGATATTACTTGGCATCATTTCACAACTTGTGTCAGATGCCCATTCAAAGAAGGCTCTGTTACTCTTGATGCTGTTTCTTCAGAGCTGTTGGACGAGCTACGAAGACATCTTGTCCCTCAAATTCCAGGTGCAACGGCTCATTCATTGAACAGCAAAGCTGTTTCTTGCCTTCTAAGTGATGTCCTGTCTTCTTTGGAACTCATTGCATCAATTATG tGCTGGGACTGGGTATGCGAGAACATTGTACAAAAGCTATTTCACatgttggaattaagttgtcaGAATGAAGTCTTTTCTACTGCCCTTGTGGTGCTTCTCGGTTATATCGGGAG ACTGGGAGTTGAAGCACGTGGCTATAATGACGCTGGAGTTGAGGGTATAAGACACCATTTGTTAGGTCTTTTATGTCAGGCTACCACATCGAAGTGTGATTCAGCTGTACCAATGGCCATCCTTTATGGAGTGACTGGGCTTTGTCCGAAAGGTCATGAGATTTTTCAGAAGGTTTATGATGTAATTCATTCATCCAAAGATTGGCATTCTGCATCATCTCCATCTGATGATATTGTAAGCAAATTTCTTTCATCTCTTAGCAGCAAACAAGCAACCTCCTTGGCTAGTCTATTGAGTTTTGATTCAGGACTAGCTGCATAG
- the LOC130825446 gene encoding uncharacterized protein LOC130825446 isoform X2, translating to MNTKMKKFNNGKKERLPDILDFVFLWSIKDVLNNNLYVNKVDDGYCTLCISEENFNVTQTEVFDLISSFGLDKSQTEAVLSSISMTKCTHQQYNSKLIWGPPGTGKTKTLASLLFVLLKLNYCRTLTCAPTNVAVIQVAKRLVTLFLESLAYDTYGLGDIVLVGNEKRMKIDDDFELVDIFLKYRVKLIEECILPLTGWKTSLESMISLLEDPKAKHDTYLVQVEKEDNMNEDSSSSNPVYSAHKNYGQGLGREEKRKLIPIKKKKNKMKEKKKGQASNDKADIKTDEFSTFDEFVRKSFVSLANRLVFCAENLYTHLPTSSLPLRVAKQMIELVGMLNTLVENARKNSCNFTEQVMMNREGLMGILNLLHKRFPKPKIKGSVKDFCLNNARLIFCTASGAIKIGSDVETVIIDEAAQLKECESAIPLQIFGLKTVILIGDDRQLPAMVRSKVLGKMNFGRSLFQRLAGLGKEKHLLNIQYRMHPSISLFPNKEFYQNKIVNAPNVEGRNYVKNYLKGSMFGSYSFVHVTDGKENFKKGHSPRNFKEAKVIDQIIAKLFKEHYCITKQKVSVGVLSPYKGQVGLLQEKLEKKYTKHKEKFCINIRSIDGFQGGEEDIIIISTVRSNGNGSVGFLSDRQRTNVALTRARYCLWIVGSGSTLGNSSSVWKNLIRDAKNRGCFYYADEIVNLNHETPVDKLDFFSHLKLEEARWKVTFSNEFKQSISSIKSVKAQKRVQNLLRKIADGWRQSITDDGATHELLVIYKVDKTLNLAWTVDILEEESSYIQVIKVWDVLPDSKVPDLAKNLSILFEGYSVNFINLCKYKSYEGNLVVPKSWKLHSSCEAPLTTDLVDDCLSYQFAAMNVKDNPGKPSSSVRKNCVAVWKPIQR from the exons ATGAATACGAAAATGAAGAAGTTTAACAATGGAAAAAAGGAACGACTCCCTGACATTTTAGATTTTGTGTTCTTATGGTCAATCAAAGATGTTCTTAACAATAATCTCTACGTTAATAAG GTGGATGATGGTTATTGTACCCTTTGCATCTCTGAAGAAAACTTCAATGTTACACAAACAGAAGTGTTTGACCTTATTAGTTCATTTGGATTAGACAAATCTCAAACAGAAGCAGTTTTAAGCAGCATTTCCATGACTAAATGCACACACCAGCAATACAATTCAAAGCTAATTTGGGGTCCACCAGGAACTGGGAAGACCAAGACATTAGCTTCATTACTTTTTGTACTACTAAAACTCAACTACTGTAGGACACTAACTTGTGCACCCACCAATGTAGCAGTGATTCAGGTTGCAAAAAGACTAGTAACACTCTTCTTAGAGTCCTTGGCTTATGATACTTATGGGTTAGGAGACATAGTCCTAGTCGGAAATGAAAAAAGAATGAAGATCGATGATGATTTTGAGCTAGTCGACATATTTCTCAAATATCGTGTGAAGCTTATTGAAGAGTGTATCTTACCGTTAACTGGTTGGAAGACTAGTTTGGAGTCTATGATTTCATTACTCGAAGACCCTAAGGCGAAGCATGATACTTACTTAGTACAGGTTGAGAAAGAGGATAACATGAATGaagattcatcatcatcaaacccAGTTTATTCTGCTCAtaaaaactatggtcagggtctggggagggaagaaaaACGGAAACTTATACcaataaagaagaagaaaaataagatgaaggaaaaaaaaaagggcCAAGCAAGTAATGATAAGGCGGATATAAAAACCGATGAATTTTCGACATTTGATGAGTTTGTGAGGAAGAGTTTCGTTTCTTTAGCAAATCGTTTAGTGTTTTGTGCAGAGAATTTGTATACTCACTTACCGACATCAAGTTTACCACTTCGTGTGGCTAAACAGATGATTGAATTAGTTGGTATGCTTAATACCCTGGTAGAAAATGCGcgaaaaaatagttgtaatttCACTGAACAGGTTATGATGAATAGAGAAGGATTGATGGGTATATTGAATTTACTTCATAAGAGATTTCCTAAGCCCAAGATTAAGGGAAGTGTTAAGGATTTTTGCTTGAATAATGCGCGATTGATATTCTGCACTGCTTCAGGCGCGATTAAAATAGGTTCAGATGTTGAAACAGTGATAATAGATGAAGCAGCACAGCTCAAAGAATGCGAGTCAGCGATTCCTTTACAGATTTTTGGTCTGAAAACTGTGATTCTCATAGGGGATGATCGGCAACTCCCAGCAATGGTTCGGAGCAAG gttttaGGAAAGATGAACTTCGGAAGGAGTTTATTTCAACGGCTGGCAGGGTTAGGGAAAGAAAAGCATCTTTTGAACATTCAGTATCGGATGCACCCTTCTATCAGCTTGTTTCCGAATAAAGAATTTTATCAGAACAAGATTGTAAATGCACCCAATGTCGAAGGAAGAAACTATGTTAAGAATTATCTCAAAGGGAGCATGTTTGGATCTTATTCTTTCGTACATGTGACTGATGGAAAGGAGAATTTCAAGAAAGGGCATAGTCCTAGAAATTTTAAGGAGGCAAAGGTTATTGATCAGATCATTGCAAAGCTTTTCAAAG AACATTATTGCATCACTAAACAGAAGGTGAGTGTGGGAGTACTATCGCCATATAAGGGTCAAGTAGGTTTGCTTCAAGAAAAACTGGAGAAGAAATACACGAAACATAAGGAAAAGTTTTGCATCAACATTCGATCAATTGATGGGTTTCAAGGCGGTGAAGAGGATATCATAATAATCTCAACTGTTCGAAGCAATGGAAATGGATCGGTAGGGTTCCTGTCTGATCGTCAGAGAACTAATGTAGCTCTCACCAGGGCGAG GTACTGTCTTTGGATAGTTGGAAGTGGAAGTACTTTAGGTAACAGCTCTTCAGTGTGGAAAAACCTTATACGCGATGCAAAAAATCGTGGTTGCTTCTATTATGCTGATGAGATCGTTAATCTTAATCACGAAACACCAGTTGATAAACTTGATTTCTTCAGCCACCTTAAACTCGAGGAAGCAAGATGGAAG GTTACCTTTAGCAATGAGTTTAAACAATCTATATCAAGCATAAAGAGTGTCAAGGCTCAGAAACGCGTACAAAATCTGCTGCGCAAGATTGCTGATGGCTGGCGGCAGTCCATCACTGATGATGGCGCGACCCATGAGTTGTTGGTGATTTACAAGGTTGATAAAACGCTTAATCTCGCTTGGACAGTCGACATTCTTGAGGAAGAATCAAGTTATATACAAGTCATCAAGGTTTGGGATGTTTTACCAGATTCCAAGGTTCCTGATCTTGCAAAGAATCTAAGTATTCTGTTTGAAGGATATAGTGTTAACTTTATTAATCTGTGCAAGTACAAATCTTATGAAGG GAACTTGGTTGTGCCTAAGTCATGGAAGCTTCATTCCTCTTGTGAAGCTCCACTTACAACTGATCTTGTAGATGATTGTTTGTCTTACCAATTTGCTGCCATGAATGTAAAAGACAATCCAGGAAAACCAAGTTCAAGCGTTAG AAAGAATTGTGTTGCAGTATGGAAACCAATACAACGCTAG
- the LOC130825446 gene encoding uncharacterized protein LOC130825446 isoform X1, with protein MNTKMKKFNNGKKERLPDILDFVFLWSIKDVLNNNLYVNKVKPIPNIFSSTEHFMNSFKLPLIEETRAEFCSGLESVGHAPACEISSISFSKKYKPPKKLYYGISTKIIHDVNNHAAHYEPETGDIFAITNSRPRSIDDLIKPDKPLHFGYVSEYDEDELKFEILLSQKIDREILSKKDVRLFVTFLMNITTNMRIWRALNPDPHSRRLGPIHKMLQHDSSVDDGYCTLCISEENFNVTQTEVFDLISSFGLDKSQTEAVLSSISMTKCTHQQYNSKLIWGPPGTGKTKTLASLLFVLLKLNYCRTLTCAPTNVAVIQVAKRLVTLFLESLAYDTYGLGDIVLVGNEKRMKIDDDFELVDIFLKYRVKLIEECILPLTGWKTSLESMISLLEDPKAKHDTYLVQVEKEDNMNEDSSSSNPVYSAHKNYGQGLGREEKRKLIPIKKKKNKMKEKKKGQASNDKADIKTDEFSTFDEFVRKSFVSLANRLVFCAENLYTHLPTSSLPLRVAKQMIELVGMLNTLVENARKNSCNFTEQVMMNREGLMGILNLLHKRFPKPKIKGSVKDFCLNNARLIFCTASGAIKIGSDVETVIIDEAAQLKECESAIPLQIFGLKTVILIGDDRQLPAMVRSKVLGKMNFGRSLFQRLAGLGKEKHLLNIQYRMHPSISLFPNKEFYQNKIVNAPNVEGRNYVKNYLKGSMFGSYSFVHVTDGKENFKKGHSPRNFKEAKVIDQIIAKLFKEHYCITKQKVSVGVLSPYKGQVGLLQEKLEKKYTKHKEKFCINIRSIDGFQGGEEDIIIISTVRSNGNGSVGFLSDRQRTNVALTRARYCLWIVGSGSTLGNSSSVWKNLIRDAKNRGCFYYADEIVNLNHETPVDKLDFFSHLKLEEARWKVTFSNEFKQSISSIKSVKAQKRVQNLLRKIADGWRQSITDDGATHELLVIYKVDKTLNLAWTVDILEEESSYIQVIKVWDVLPDSKVPDLAKNLSILFEGYSVNFINLCKYKSYEGNLVVPKSWKLHSSCEAPLTTDLVDDCLSYQFAAMNVKDNPGKPSSSVRKNCVAVWKPIQR; from the exons ATGAATACGAAAATGAAGAAGTTTAACAATGGAAAAAAGGAACGACTCCCTGACATTTTAGATTTTGTGTTCTTATGGTCAATCAAAGATGTTCTTAACAATAATCTCTACGTTAATAAG GTCAAACCCATACCGAACATATTCTCATCAACTGAACATTTCATGAACTCATTTAAATTGCCACTTATAGAGGAGACTCGCGCTGAATTCTGTTCAGGCTTAGAATCAGTTGGCCATGCACCTGCTTGTGAGATATCATCTATTTCGTTTTCTAAGAAATACAAACCtcctaaaaaattatattacgGCATTTCCACGAAAATAATACATGATGTTAATAATCATGCCGCACATTACGAGCCAGAGACAGGTGATATATTTGCTATAACAAATTCAAGGCCAAGAAGTATTGATGATTTGATCAAACCGGATAAACCCCTTCATTTTGGGTATGTGTCAGAGTATGATGAAGATGAACTTAAGTTTGAGATATTACTGTCACAAAAAATTGATCGGGAGATATTAAGTAAGAAAGATGTGAGGCTTTTTGTTACATTTTTGATGAATATTACTACCAATATGAGGATTTGGAGGGCATTGAATCCTGATCCTCATAGTAGAAGACTGGGTCCCATTCACAAGATGCTACAACATGACTCTTCT GTGGATGATGGTTATTGTACCCTTTGCATCTCTGAAGAAAACTTCAATGTTACACAAACAGAAGTGTTTGACCTTATTAGTTCATTTGGATTAGACAAATCTCAAACAGAAGCAGTTTTAAGCAGCATTTCCATGACTAAATGCACACACCAGCAATACAATTCAAAGCTAATTTGGGGTCCACCAGGAACTGGGAAGACCAAGACATTAGCTTCATTACTTTTTGTACTACTAAAACTCAACTACTGTAGGACACTAACTTGTGCACCCACCAATGTAGCAGTGATTCAGGTTGCAAAAAGACTAGTAACACTCTTCTTAGAGTCCTTGGCTTATGATACTTATGGGTTAGGAGACATAGTCCTAGTCGGAAATGAAAAAAGAATGAAGATCGATGATGATTTTGAGCTAGTCGACATATTTCTCAAATATCGTGTGAAGCTTATTGAAGAGTGTATCTTACCGTTAACTGGTTGGAAGACTAGTTTGGAGTCTATGATTTCATTACTCGAAGACCCTAAGGCGAAGCATGATACTTACTTAGTACAGGTTGAGAAAGAGGATAACATGAATGaagattcatcatcatcaaacccAGTTTATTCTGCTCAtaaaaactatggtcagggtctggggagggaagaaaaACGGAAACTTATACcaataaagaagaagaaaaataagatgaaggaaaaaaaaaagggcCAAGCAAGTAATGATAAGGCGGATATAAAAACCGATGAATTTTCGACATTTGATGAGTTTGTGAGGAAGAGTTTCGTTTCTTTAGCAAATCGTTTAGTGTTTTGTGCAGAGAATTTGTATACTCACTTACCGACATCAAGTTTACCACTTCGTGTGGCTAAACAGATGATTGAATTAGTTGGTATGCTTAATACCCTGGTAGAAAATGCGcgaaaaaatagttgtaatttCACTGAACAGGTTATGATGAATAGAGAAGGATTGATGGGTATATTGAATTTACTTCATAAGAGATTTCCTAAGCCCAAGATTAAGGGAAGTGTTAAGGATTTTTGCTTGAATAATGCGCGATTGATATTCTGCACTGCTTCAGGCGCGATTAAAATAGGTTCAGATGTTGAAACAGTGATAATAGATGAAGCAGCACAGCTCAAAGAATGCGAGTCAGCGATTCCTTTACAGATTTTTGGTCTGAAAACTGTGATTCTCATAGGGGATGATCGGCAACTCCCAGCAATGGTTCGGAGCAAG gttttaGGAAAGATGAACTTCGGAAGGAGTTTATTTCAACGGCTGGCAGGGTTAGGGAAAGAAAAGCATCTTTTGAACATTCAGTATCGGATGCACCCTTCTATCAGCTTGTTTCCGAATAAAGAATTTTATCAGAACAAGATTGTAAATGCACCCAATGTCGAAGGAAGAAACTATGTTAAGAATTATCTCAAAGGGAGCATGTTTGGATCTTATTCTTTCGTACATGTGACTGATGGAAAGGAGAATTTCAAGAAAGGGCATAGTCCTAGAAATTTTAAGGAGGCAAAGGTTATTGATCAGATCATTGCAAAGCTTTTCAAAG AACATTATTGCATCACTAAACAGAAGGTGAGTGTGGGAGTACTATCGCCATATAAGGGTCAAGTAGGTTTGCTTCAAGAAAAACTGGAGAAGAAATACACGAAACATAAGGAAAAGTTTTGCATCAACATTCGATCAATTGATGGGTTTCAAGGCGGTGAAGAGGATATCATAATAATCTCAACTGTTCGAAGCAATGGAAATGGATCGGTAGGGTTCCTGTCTGATCGTCAGAGAACTAATGTAGCTCTCACCAGGGCGAG GTACTGTCTTTGGATAGTTGGAAGTGGAAGTACTTTAGGTAACAGCTCTTCAGTGTGGAAAAACCTTATACGCGATGCAAAAAATCGTGGTTGCTTCTATTATGCTGATGAGATCGTTAATCTTAATCACGAAACACCAGTTGATAAACTTGATTTCTTCAGCCACCTTAAACTCGAGGAAGCAAGATGGAAG GTTACCTTTAGCAATGAGTTTAAACAATCTATATCAAGCATAAAGAGTGTCAAGGCTCAGAAACGCGTACAAAATCTGCTGCGCAAGATTGCTGATGGCTGGCGGCAGTCCATCACTGATGATGGCGCGACCCATGAGTTGTTGGTGATTTACAAGGTTGATAAAACGCTTAATCTCGCTTGGACAGTCGACATTCTTGAGGAAGAATCAAGTTATATACAAGTCATCAAGGTTTGGGATGTTTTACCAGATTCCAAGGTTCCTGATCTTGCAAAGAATCTAAGTATTCTGTTTGAAGGATATAGTGTTAACTTTATTAATCTGTGCAAGTACAAATCTTATGAAGG GAACTTGGTTGTGCCTAAGTCATGGAAGCTTCATTCCTCTTGTGAAGCTCCACTTACAACTGATCTTGTAGATGATTGTTTGTCTTACCAATTTGCTGCCATGAATGTAAAAGACAATCCAGGAAAACCAAGTTCAAGCGTTAG AAAGAATTGTGTTGCAGTATGGAAACCAATACAACGCTAG